The Nitrospiraceae bacterium genome segment TCAAAAGTCCTGTTGGCATGCCGGGAAGGGCGATCAAGAACCAGTTTATAGATGATGTGAATAAGGGAGAGAAGAAACCATTTAAATGTCCTTATCACTGCATTTTAACGTGTGATTACAATAACAGCCCTTACTGCATTGCGCGCGCTTTAATGAATGCACAAAAAGGAAATATGAAAAGCGGATTTGCTTTTGCAGGTGAGAATGCTTATAGGGCAGAGAGACTGCTTTCTGTTAAAGAATTGGTCAAATCCCTGCTGGAAGAATATGAGCAAACAGCTAATAAAAATAAAAGTAACAGCTAATTCAAAAAAAAATCAGATTGTTGAAAATGAAGAGTTGTTTAAGGTCTATGTTACTGCGCCGGCAGTAGACGGCAAGGCAAATAAGGCAGTAATAGCGATTCTTGCAGAGCATTTTAATAAAAGAAAAAGCCGCATAAAAATTCTCAGGGGCGAAAAGGCAAGAGAAAAGATTATAGAGATTGGCTAGCTAATAATTTTAATGCTTTCTTGTGAAGCTCTTCATTTCCGGAAACAAGCAATGATGCAGTTTTCTTTATGCTTATCTCCTTGTTTTCGATTGAATTACCACTTATATCAGTGAATACTCCGCCTGCTTCTTTTACCAGAAGCCAACCTCCTCCGAAATCAAAGCTTCTTGATAATGCCGGGGTTGCAAAGATGCTTATTGAGCCCTTTGCAAGATACGCAAGGTCTAAGGCTGTTGCACCAAAACATCTGACTTTCATTGATTCAGCTAATAAAGGCATTATCTTAGGAATATCCCGCTTTGGAAGCTCTGATTCATAAGCAGTAAAATAAAAAATATTATTT includes the following:
- a CDS encoding DUF167 domain-containing protein, whose amino-acid sequence is MSKQLIKIKVTANSKKNQIVENEELFKVYVTAPAVDGKANKAVIAILAEHFNKRKSRIKILRGEKAREKIIEIG